A genomic segment from Spinacia oleracea cultivar Varoflay chromosome 3, BTI_SOV_V1, whole genome shotgun sequence encodes:
- the LOC130469955 gene encoding uncharacterized protein — protein sequence MPYKIYERLNLGDLSPTSMSLQLADRSVMYPLSRVEDVPLVIGKLTFLVDFLVLDIDEDAHTPIILGRPFLAAKGALIDVQGGLITLKVGGTMASFKLPQGEGYFSNMSSCMKVDTIACIVANPSNDFYVSKCGIELDVTTIPEIFGVKLDDGVKATPSKVMHKPGKKAKKAKRATEKFSGGWLGCVTMCGGVDKVFVPKGAKESFLTSDDPKQSAYDPP from the exons atgccATACAAGATCTATGAGAGGCTTAATCTAGGTGATCTCTCCCCTACTTCTATGTCATTGCAACTAGCCGATCGTTCGGTTATGTATCCTTTGAGTAGGGTTGAGGATGTCCCCCTCGTTATCGGCAAGCTTACCTTTCTTGTTGATTTCTTAGTCTTGGACATTGATGAGGATGCCCACACCCCTATTATTTTAGGGAGGCCATTCTTGGCCGCCAAGGGCGCCCTTATTGATGTTCAAGGCGGGCTTATCACCTTGAAGGTGGGGGGCACCATGGCAAGTTTTAAGCTTCCTCAAGGTGAAGGATATTTTTCAAACATGTCAAGTTGCATGAAAGTCGATACTATTGCTTGCATTGTTGCTAACCCTTCGAACGACTTTTATGTTTCTAAGTGTGGTATTGAGCTTG ATGTCACCACCATTCCCGAGATATTTGGGGTGAAATTAGATGATGGTGTTAAGGCCACACCTTCCAAAGTGATGCATAAACCGGGCAAGAAGGCCAAGAAGGCCAAGAGAGCCACGGAGAAGTTTAGTGGAGGTTGGCTTGGTTGCGTCACAATGTGTGGTGGCGTTGATAAAGTGTTTGTGCCCAAAGGGGCTAAGGAAAGTTTCTTGACAAGTGATGATCCAAAACAGAGTGCATATGACCCCCCATGA
- the LOC110779142 gene encoding uncharacterized protein, whose product MESFVGAQLKKNIEFEDGFKQSNTQLKVIENQLAQLASTVREHHVLTILPPQSHAPRQMNAIVTRSGKILDDVPRANKVSKPNGEDQEGVIESSDNDVVEEEPPINDKGDTTTPKVATLLPLPTPKLPYPQRFIRHKLDVQFAKFLEVLRKLHITLPFTDALKQMPTYSRFLKEILSGKRNCDVKETVNLTENCSAIILNKMPPKLKDPGSFSIPCAIKELEISNSLCDLGASVILMSYSVFSKLEVGDLVPTNITLQLADRSVKYPIGKIDDVPLRVGGFVIPVDFVVLDIDEDVHVPIILGRPFLATAGAIIDVKQGNITLKVGMNSLFFDLNKTMSYPSSTNEKCFLVDSFDPLVHDMHEHLLTTNDPLEFSLLNRDGLGDQGVEAAKYKRLMDSTPPCDQSEQCLLVLDGRKALDDHAPQIGKEAPKVELKPLPSSLRYVFLGLNSSYPVIINSSLDDEQVLKLINVLKRHQGALGYTIGDLKGVSPTLCMHHI is encoded by the coding sequence atggagtcgtttgtgggggcgcaactCAAGAAGAACattgagtttgaggatggattcaaacaatccaacactcaATTGAAGGTGATTGAAAACCAATTAGCTCAACTTGCTAGTACCGTTAGGGAACATCATGTGCTTACTATTCTTCCACCCCAAAGTCATGCTCCAAGGCAAATGAATGCTATAGTGACAAGGAGTGGAAAAATCCTTGATGATGTTCCTAGAGCTAATAAGGTCTCTAAACCCAATGGGGAAGATCAAGAGGGAGTCATTGAGTCGAGTGACAATGATGTGGTAGAAGAGGAGCCTCCCATTAATGATAAGGGTGATACTACCACCCCCAAGGTGGCAACTCTTCTACCTCTCCCCACTCCTAAACTTCCCTACCCCCAAAGATTCATAAGACACAAGTTGGATGTGCAATTCGCAAAATTTCTTGAGGTCCTTCGGAAATTGCATATCACTCTCCCCTTTACGGATGCGCTAAAACAAATGCCTACCTACTCACGATTCCTTAAGGAAATCTTGAGTGGGAAGCGAAATTGTGACGTAAAGGAGACGGTGAATCTCACCGAAAATTGTAGTGCTATTATTCTTAACAAAATGCCACCCAAACTCAAAGACCCGGgtagtttttctatcccttgtgctaTCAAGGAGCTTGAAATAAGCAACTCCTTGTGTGATTTGGGGGCTAGTGTTATTCTAATGTCTTATTCGGTGTTCTCCAAGCTTGAAGTTGGTGATCTTGTCCCAACCAACATTACATTGCAACTTGCCGACCGTTCGGTCAAATATCCTATCGGCAAGATTGATGATGTACCTTTGAGAGTTGGTGGATTTGTGATCCCCGTTGATTTTGTGGTCCTAGACATTGATGAGGACGTGCATGTCCCTATTATTCTAGGCCGCCCATTCTTAGCCACGGCGGGGGCTATAATTGATGTCAAGCAAGGGAACATTACCTTGAAAGTAGGGATGAATAGCTTGTTCTTTGACTTGAATAAAACCATGAGCTACCCTAGCTCTACCAATGAGAAATGTTTCTTGGTAGACTCTTTTGATCCTTTGGTGCATGACATGCATGAGCATTTGCTCACCACTAACGATCCACTTGAGTTTTCTCTTTTGAATAGAGATGGCTTAGGTGATCAAGGGGTTGAAGCGGCTAAATACAAGAGACTAATGGATTCCACCCCACCTTGTGATCAATCGGAGCAATGCTTGCTCGTGCTTGATGGAAGGAAAGCTTTGGATGATCATGCCCCCCAAATTGGTAAGGAAGCTCCCAAGGTAGAGCTAAAACCTCTACCTTCGAGCTTAAGGTACGTCTTTCTTGGTCTAAATTCTTCTTACCCCGTCATTATCAATTCGTCTTTGGATGACGAGCAAGTGCTCAAGCTCATTAATGTTTTGAAACGTCATCAAGGGGCTTTGGGCTACACCATTGGTGATTTGAAGGGTGTTAGCCCAACCCTTTGCATGCATCATATCTAG